Sequence from the Ereboglobus luteus genome:
CGCCGGTCGCCGGATCGTAGGGGCTCGCGCCGTGGAATTTTTCGGGCGAATTGATCGCGGCGGGCAGGCCGAGCCCTTTTTTTGTGAGGACGTGGACGAGGATTGGCGAGTCGGACTGCTTCGCGAACTCGAGCCGGGCGGCAAGCTCGTCAATGTCGTGGCCGTTGACGGGGCCGATGTAGCGGAGGCCGTATTTTTCGAAAAGGGATGACTCGACAAAAAATCCTTCGTTTCGCGCTTCCACTTCATCCAGGTGCGGTGCATTTCCTGCCCGCGCGGCAGCGAGGTGAAGAATTTTTCGAGGTCGTTGTGGATTTTGTTGTAAGTGGGGCTGGTGCTCAGGCGCGTGAGGTAGCGCGAGATGGCGCCGACGTTGCGCGCGATCGACCACTCGTTGTCGTTGAGGATGACGATGAGGCGCTTCGTGGATGTAATGATGTTGTTGAGCGCCTCCATGGTTACGCCGCAGGTGAACGCCCCGTCGCCGCAAACCGCGACGATGTGCTCGTCGGTGCCGTTAAGGTCGCGCGCGGCGGCCATGCCAAGCGCGGCGCTGAGCGCGGTGCCGGCGTGGCCCGCGCCGAAGCTGTCGTGCGGAGACTCGGCGCGATTGCAGAAGCCCGACACTCCGCCGGTATGCCGGAGTTTTTTGAAAAACTCGCCGCGCCGCCCCGTGAGCAGCTTGTGCACGTAGGCCTGGTGCGAGACGTCGAAAACAATTTGGTCCTTTGGCGTGTCGAAAACGCGATGCAGCGCGATGGTGAGCTCGACAACACCGAGGTTCGGCCCCACGTGCCCGCCGTTGCGCGAGGTGACGGCGATAATCTCATCGCGGATTTCCTGCGCCAGGCGCGGCAGCTCATCCGGCGGCAGTTTCTTGAGGTCCGCGGGCGAGTTGATCGCGTCGAGCACGCGCGCATCGCCGTCGGCCACGGGACGGTCCGGCTGGGAAAATGCGGAAGGGTTGGTGGGCGGACTCATCCGTTATTCGCGGTCGGCAACGGGAAAATCGGCGAGTTCCGCATCGCCGTTTTTCTGTTTCTTGAGCAGCTCGATTTTCATCTCTGCGTCCTTGAGGCGCGCCTCGCAGATTTTGAGCAATTTGCCGCCTTCCTCAAATTTAACGAGCAACTCGGCCAGCGGGGTGTCCCCGGATTCCATCGACTCAATGATTGACTCGAGTTGTTCGAGCGCCTGCTCGAAGGAAAGCGGGGTTTGCCGCGCCCTGGCTGATGTCTGTTTTTTTGCGTCCACGTTGAAAGGACGCAATTAATGAAGTGTGGCGCGCCCGTTTTCAAGGGAGTAAAATGAGCGTGCAGTTCAAAAAAAACGAGCAAGCGCCCGCAACCATGACGGCATGGCGAAGCCCCCGCCATTTGAGTCAAAAGTTTTTCCGGCGATTGCCGGAGACCGTCCCGCCGCCGGCTTATTCGCCAAGCTGCACGTTGTAACGGTTCAGCGATGTGGTTTCGAGACGGGCGAGCTCCGCGAGCGCAAGCCGGAGGTTCACGCGGGCGTCAATCTCGGCGAGCCGGGCGGTGTCGTAATCCTCCTTGGCTTCCTGCACGCGGCGGAAAGTGCTCAAGCCCTGGTCGTAACGGGCCTTTTCAAGTTCGTATTGCTGTTCGCTGAGCTTTGTGGCGAGCGTGGTGATTCGCACGCCTTCGTCGCTTGTTTGCACGCTGCGGACCGCGGTGCGCACTTGCACGAGGACGTTTTGGTCGAGCTGCTCGTAGCCAACTTGCAGGGAATCGAGAGAGGCCTTGGCGTTGGCGAGGTTGGCGCGCTCGCGACGGCGGCCCCACGGATAAGTGAGCGTGGCACCGACGCTCCAATCGTGGTCGTCCTGGCTGAGCGTTTGGTTGAAGGCGCGTCCGAAGGTGCCGCGCGTGGCGTCGTAGCCGGCCGCGCCCACGAGATCGAGTTGGGGGAGACGGTTCCTTTTGGCGACGGCGAGGTCGATTTCGGATTGCTTGATCGCAAGGCGGGTCGACGCGAGCGAAGGCGAGTTGTCGCGGGCGAGCTTGTAGGAGCGGGCGAAGGAAACCGAAACGTCGTCGATTTTGCTCACGGCAAGCGGGCCGATGGCGGCCTCGAATTGGAAGGGGTTGATGAGCGAGAGGAGCGCGTCCTCGGCGTCATTGACTGCTTTTTGCGCAACAATGATATCGCGTTGCGCGGTGGCCACGCCGACCTCGGCCTGAAGCACGTCGAGGTTGGTGGCGGTGCCGACCTGACGGCGCATTTTGTTTTCCTCAAGGAGCTTTTGCGCAACCTCGAGCGAGAACTTGCGGACTTCAAGGCGCGCGCGGACGAAGTCGAGATTGTAGTAGGCGTCCTCGACGGAGCGGATGGTGGAAAGGACGGTGCTTTTGAGGTCGTAGTTGGAGCGGTCGATGCTGAGCCGCGCGCGTTCGATGGTGGCCTTGTTGACGGTGGAACCGAAGTTCTTGAGAAGGGGTTGCGTGACCCTGAGCGTGAGGCCGCTGCCCCAGGCGGGATCAAAAACAGGAGTGGAGGATGAGGGGCCGGAATAGTCCCTGCGGCTGGCGGCGTAACCAAGCTGGAGCGTGGCACCGGTGATTATTTTTTGCGAGACGGAGACGCTGGCGTCGGTTTCATGCGTGCCGGATGCGTTTCCCGCGCCGTAAAGATCGGAGCGGCTGTAGGAGCGGTTGGCGTTTGCGGAAAAGCTGGGATCGTATTCGGCCCTGGCGATTTCGAGGGTGTTCACCGCCGATTCCGTGTCGATGCGCTGGATGCGAAGGTCGAAATTCTTGTCGAGCGCCATGGCGACGCATTGCTCAATGGTGAGCCGTGGCGGAGTGCTCTCACCGGGCTGGGATTCGGACGCCGGTTGTGTTGCCTGGGCGTTGGCGAGCGTGGAGAGAAGGAGGGCGGCGACGGGCGCGAGGGCAAATCGTTTGAGCATGGATGTTTCTGTTTTGAAAACCGGGGATGCGTGGTGTGTGCGTTTTATGAACACGTGCGTTGGTCAAAAAGTTACAGGTTAATGGGAGGCTTGAGCGTGGCGTCGAAAATTTTCCTGATGTTTTCGGACGACTCGCGCCTGACGCATGTCGCGGGCGGTGGTTGCGTTTTTTTTGGGATATGCGATGTGTTTTTTTGCACAAAAGCAGAAAAGCTGCGGGCTTTTCTGCTTTTGGTTTATCGAAACATGCCCCGCTTGTTAACGGTTCGTTGTCGGGTCGGTTTTCGCGCGCTCGGCATTGGCGAGATTGCGACGATACTGGCCGGCGTATTCCATCGCCTTGCGATTCGCGATCTGGCTGGCGAAGAGCGCGTAGTTGGGATTGCCCTCCGTGAGATCGGGGAGCTCGCAGCTTTGCGCATAAACGAAGCGGCCGTCCCTGGAAACGATGGACATGTCGGAAACCTCGCCCTGCTTGAGGTGCTCGAGCGCGGCGACAATGTTGCCGTCAATGGTCTCGTAGGTCGCGGTGCGGAGCGTGAAGGCGGGAATGGACTTGGCGCTCACGGTCACGCCCTCGGCGGTCGCGGCCTTCGTGGCGGCGGCCTCGAAGGAGGAACCCGCGGCGATCGCGTCCTGAATCCGGGTCTTGAGTTTCTGGCCAAGGGCAACGAACTGTCTTTGGTTTTCCTGCGCGATGTAATCCTCGGAAACCTTGACGCTCACTTCCTCGAACCCGGGCTCGCGCGAGGGAATCGTGGTCTGCCAGAAAAGGATCACCGCACCGTTGTTGGTGTTGATGGCGTGGGAGACGCGGTTTTCGGCGCTCAGGCTGAACGCCTCGCGCGCGATGGCGTAGCGGCTGTTGCCAAACCGGGCGGGAGGTTCGTCCTCGGAGAAATCGGGCACGCTGTTGATCGTGGCGTTGTTCTGAATGAGGATGCGGGCGAAGTCGGGCGAGTCGGGGGTGATCTTGTCGGCGTAAAGTTTGTCCGCGAGGTTGCTGGCGGCCTTGTAGGCGGCGTCAATTGCGAGTTGCTGGCGGAGCGAAAGCTCTACCTGCGGTTTCACCTGCGCGTAGTCGTTGTCGGGCGTCGACTCGGCGGGAAGCGCCATGCTCTCCGGGGCGGCCGCGGGCTTGGGGAAGCGGGCGGGATTCGCATCATAATGGGCGCGGATCTCGGCCTCGGTAGGCGAGATTCCGGCCATGAAATGCGTTGCGGCGATTTCCGCGTAGCTAACACGAACGCGCGGGGAAATGGTGTAGCGGGCGCGGTTGGCCTCGAAGTAAGTGGTAAGCTCGAGATCGGAGGGCGTGATGGTTGTCTTGAAACTGTCACGCGCAATGGTCGCGGTCTGGAGTGTCCAAGTGCTGTCGAACTGCTTGAGCACCTGCTGCACCTCGGAGGGGAGAACGTAGCCCGGGCCGGCGATGAGCCTGGAGGTTGCGGCGATGCGGGCATCCTCGGCGAGGACGCGCGCGAAGTCGGCGGGCGTGGCGCTCACGCCAAGGTGCCGGGGATCCTTGCGGATAATGTTGTAGGTGTCGGCGTCGAACCGGGGGGCGTCGCCCTCGCTTCGCTGCGCCATGAAGATGGGAATGCTTTGAATGTAGGCCTTGAGCTCGGCGTCCGTCGCCTGGGGCACATTGAGCTGGTTGGCGGTGTGAAGCATGGCGTAACGCTCATATGAGTATTGAGTGACGTCGATGCCGCGCCTAGCGTAGAGAAGCGTGGCGCTCAGCGAGCCGTCGCGCATGATGCGCGAGTAGTCCTGCTCGTTGCTCAGATCGAGGTCAAAAAACGGGCGCTTGGGAGCCTTGTATTCGCTGCGGCCAAAACCGCCGGCCGTGTTCGTGATAAAAACAAAGGAGATTATGACACCCGCCAGCAGCACGAAGAAGATGATGCGGAAGTGTTGTTGGAAGGTTTTCTGAATCCAAGTAATCATGGGATGTAGGTAGAAAAAGGGAAAACGCTAGACCGGGAGGCGGGTGTGTCAACGTGGGAGATTTGGAAAAAGAAAAAACCGTCGCGGAGAATTAAAACGCTTTACAGTGGCTGGAAAGCCATGCACGTTTCGCCCTTTTCCAACTTTTACACCACATAAAACACCATGGGCAATCTGAAGAAGAAACGTCGTCTGAAAATGTCGAAGCACAAACGCCGCAAGCGTTTGAAATCAAATCGTCACAAAAAGCGCACGTGGTAAGGGCGAGCGGTTGCGAGCGATTCGCAACGCGCCCTTTGCCGCCGTCGTTGCACGCAAAAACGACATCACGCCCGCAAAACCATTTCACCCGCTCTCTCAAGGAGCGGGTTTTTTAGTGCAAAAACACGACGGACGGATGGCGCGCCGCCCCGGGCGCACGCGTTACCGCGCACGTAATAAAATTACGGCATCCGCCCGGCGAATGCGTTTTTCAGAACTAGAGATTGACAGCTTTGCGAGAGGTCGTGAGATTCGCCGCCCTTTTCTTACGGCGATCATAGCTCAGTTGGTTAGAGCACAAGATTGTGAATCTTGGGGTCGCGGGTTCGAGTCCCGTTGGTCGCCCCATTTTGCGAGTGTCGCAAGATGTTTTACCCAAGCGCATAAAAGCGCTCCTTGCGCGCCTCCGTGACGCTTGAGGCTCACAAAACCACCATCTCGTCGCGATGCATGACCTCGAGATGTTTGCGCGCCGGATACAACGCGCGCATTTCATCGCCGTGCTTGCCGGCGATTTTTGCGATGTCCTCGCTGCCATACGAAATTTTTCCCCGCGCGATCACGACACCCCCGGACGTGGTGACATTCACGATCTCACCCGCCGCAAAAACACCCGTCGCCCCCGTCACGCCCACGGCGAGCAAACTCCGCCCGCGCTCCCGCAGCGCCGGCACCGCGTCGTCCTTCACGCTAATCGCGCACACGGGGCGCTGAAAATACGCGAGCCAGCGTTTTTTCGATTCCATGGGAATTCCGCTCGGCACAAAAAACGTGCCCGGCCCTTGCCCGCAAGCAACCGGTGCATGATTTCAGGCTCCGCTCCGCTGGCGATAAACACACCGCAGCCGGATTTCATGGCGAGCTTCGCGGCGGCGATTTTGCTGATCATGCCGCCGGTCGCCGTGATGCTTGTCGTGCCGCCCGCCATCGCCTCGATCTCGGGCGTGATCTTGTTCACCACGGGCACGATTTTTCCCGTGCCCTTCATGTCGATCAATCCCGGCGCGGTTGAAATGATGAACAAATATTGCGCGCCGACCAGGCTCGCGACCATCGCCGAAAGCATGTCGTTGTCGCCAAACTTGAACTCGGCCGCGCTCACCGCGTCGTTCTCGTTGATCACGGGAATCGTTTCGTAGTCGATCAGCGTCTCCAGGCATTTTTTCACACCGAGATAACGCTCGCGCCCGCGCAGGTCCTCGTGCGTAAGCAACACCTGCGCGGCGGTCAGCCCGTGCGGATCGAAGCCGTCCTGCCAGTATTGCATGAGCAGCGACTGACCGATGGCGGCGCACGCCTGTTTCTTGGAAATATCCCTCGGTTTTTTTCCCAGGCCGAGCCGGCCCATGCCCAAGCCGCACGCCGCGGACGACACGACAATCACCTCGACGCCCCTCGCGCGAAACTCGGCGATCTCCGAGCAAAGCGCGGCAATGCGCGCGGCATCCAATTTCCCGATGCCGGTCGTGAGCACGCCGGTGCCGAGTTTGATGACAATGCGTTTTGGCTGTGCAATGGGTTTCATGCGGAATGGAAACTGCGAATGATTGAGTCACGACCTTACGCGATTATTTCGCCGCCCCGCCAGTCCCAAGTGAACACCATCGCCGCAAAAATACGGCTCGGCCCGGCGATTTTGTTCGTCAGGCCGCTTGACGACTTTGTTAATGTGCCAGTTTCACCGCGCTCGCACATGCACTCAACCGTCCTCACAACCATTGCCGCCACGGGTTTTACCGTCGCCTTTTTTCACGCGGCAATCCCCACGCACTGGCTGCCGTTCGTGCTTGTGTCGCGCGTGCGCGGCTGGTCGCGGGGCAAAACACTCCTCGTCGCGCTCTTCGCCGGGCTGGGGCACGTGCTGGTGACAAGCCTGCTCGGGCTCGCGATCGCGTGGCTCGGCTTCGAACTGGACGAACATCTAGGCCACTCCTTTTCGTGGATCATCGGCGGCGCGTTGATGCTTGTGGGATGCTTTTATCTCTGGCGGCAATTTCGCGGCAAGGGAGTCTGCCACCACCATGTGCCCGAAACCACCCACAAGCCCAGCGAACATTGCGGCCACGAGGGCGAGCACGACCCGAGCCACTGGGAGGAGGAGCTGACGCAAAGCGCGCTCGCCACCAAGCGCAAGAGTGACTGGACCGTGATATCGGGCCTGTTCGTGATGCTCACGCTATCGCCCTGCGAGGCGTTTCTGCCCGTGTATCTTTCCGGGGTGCAGTTCGGCTGGCGCGGGTTCCTCATCCTGAGCGCGATTCTCGCCGCGGGCGCGCTGGCCGGCATGCTCCTGTTCACATTTCTCACGCTGGTGGGCCTGGAGCGAGTCAACTTGAAGCGTGTCGAACGCTGGGAGGCGGGCCTGCTCGGCATCCTGTTTTGCACACTCGGCGCGCTGTTCATCGTCATCGAAAGCGGCCATGCGCACGCGCATTAAAACGTGAACGCGGCCCTCGACAAAAAAACATTCCGGAGCGATCTGCTCGCGTGGTATCGCGCCAGCGCGCGCGCGCTTCCCTGGCGCGCGAAACCGTCGCTCTACAAAACCGTTGTCTCCGAGTTCATGCTCCAGCAAACGCAGGTGAAAACCGCCCTGCCCTATTTCGAACGCTGGATTCGCGAGCTACCCGGGTTCGACGCGCTCGCCACCGCGCCCGAAGCGCGCGTGCTCAAGCTCTGGGAAGGCCTCGGTTATTACTCGCGCGCCCGCAACCTCCACAAACTCGCGCTCGCCATCACCGCCAGGCCCGAACCGCCGCGCGCGCCCGCCGCGTGGCTCGAATTGCCCGGCGTCGGCCCCTACACGGCCGCGGCGATCACAAGCATCTCGTTCGGCGAGCCGGTCGCGTGCGTGGACGGAAACGTCGTGCGCATCCTCGCGCGGCTGACGGCGGACGGCACCGTGTTTCGCGATTCCTCCAGCGCCGCAAAATATTTCACGCCGATCGCCAACGCGCTTGTAAACAAAGCCGCCCCCGGCGACCACAACCAGGCCATGATGGAGCTCGGCGCGACCATTTGCACGAGACAAAATCCATCGTGCGCAATCTGCCCCGTCCGCTCCAGTTGCGCCGGCGCGCGCACACTTTCACCCGAGCAATTCCCAAGGCTCGCCGCAAAAAAAACGGAGGAGCAAAGCGTCTGCCGCATTTGGTTTTTGAGCACAAAACGCGACGCCGTGCTGCTTCACCGCGCCTCGCCTTCCGCGCGCAGGCTGGCCGGAATATTCGAGCTGCCCTCGCCGGCTGACATCGAATTGGACGAAAAAGACCTGACCACGAAAAACGCAAAACTGGTTGCCGAGCAAAAACGCAGCATCACGCGCTATCGCATCACGGAAAAGTTTCTCGCGCTGACACCCGGCGCGCCATTGCGCCGCCGCATCGACGCGCGCATTAAAACCTCCGCCGGCATGCTCCAATGGATCGCCCTGAGCGATCTCGACAAGATAACCCTTTCCGGCCCCCACCGGCGAATCGTGCAAAAACATTTTGCCTGACTCCGCGCAAGGCGCGCCCACGCACACGCGGTGTCACGCGCCGTCCGTTTCGACATTGAAGGATTCCAACGCCTCAAGCGCGGCGCCTTCCTCGGCGGCTTTTTTCGATGTGCCGCGTCCATGCCCCATCGGCTTGTCGTTGATGAAAACAACCGCCTCGTATTCCTTGGCGTGGTCGCTGCCCGCGGCGTGCTCGACAACGTAGCGCACCGCATTGTTGCCGTGCTTGGGTTGCACGAGTTCCTGCAGGCGGCCTTTCGGATTTTCGGCGGGTTTCATCGATGCAAGGCGCTCCGGCAGCGATCCCAGCAATCCGAGCACAACACGTCGCGTGACAGCCAGATCGCTGTCGATGTAGATCGCGCCGACGAGCGCCTCGAACGCGTCCTCCAGCGCCGAGTCGCGGTTGCGTCCGCCGGCAGCCTCTTCGCTCGCGCTCACGAGCATGGCTTCGGACAGGCCGATCTCGCGCGCGAGGTCGCTGAGAAATTT
This genomic interval carries:
- the xseB gene encoding exodeoxyribonuclease VII small subunit encodes the protein MDAKKQTSARARQTPLSFEQALEQLESIIESMESGDTPLAELLVKFEEGGKLLKICEARLKDAEMKIELLKKQKNGDAELADFPVADRE
- a CDS encoding TolC family protein — its product is MLKRFALAPVAALLLSTLANAQATQPASESQPGESTPPRLTIEQCVAMALDKNFDLRIQRIDTESAVNTLEIARAEYDPSFSANANRSYSRSDLYGAGNASGTHETDASVSVSQKIITGATLQLGYAASRRDYSGPSSSTPVFDPAWGSGLTLRVTQPLLKNFGSTVNKATIERARLSIDRSNYDLKSTVLSTIRSVEDAYYNLDFVRARLEVRKFSLEVAQKLLEENKMRRQVGTATNLDVLQAEVGVATAQRDIIVAQKAVNDAEDALLSLINPFQFEAAIGPLAVSKIDDVSVSFARSYKLARDNSPSLASTRLAIKQSEIDLAVAKRNRLPQLDLVGAAGYDATRGTFGRAFNQTLSQDDHDWSVGATLTYPWGRRRERANLANAKASLDSLQVGYEQLDQNVLVQVRTAVRSVQTSDEGVRITTLATKLSEQQYELEKARYDQGLSTFRRVQEAKEDYDTARLAEIDARVNLRLALAELARLETTSLNRYNVQLGE
- a CDS encoding peptidylprolyl isomerase, with amino-acid sequence MITWIQKTFQQHFRIIFFVLLAGVIISFVFITNTAGGFGRSEYKAPKRPFFDLDLSNEQDYSRIMRDGSLSATLLYARRGIDVTQYSYERYAMLHTANQLNVPQATDAELKAYIQSIPIFMAQRSEGDAPRFDADTYNIIRKDPRHLGVSATPADFARVLAEDARIAATSRLIAGPGYVLPSEVQQVLKQFDSTWTLQTATIARDSFKTTITPSDLELTTYFEANRARYTISPRVRVSYAEIAATHFMAGISPTEAEIRAHYDANPARFPKPAAAPESMALPAESTPDNDYAQVKPQVELSLRQQLAIDAAYKAASNLADKLYADKITPDSPDFARILIQNNATINSVPDFSEDEPPARFGNSRYAIAREAFSLSAENRVSHAINTNNGAVILFWQTTIPSREPGFEEVSVKVSEDYIAQENQRQFVALGQKLKTRIQDAIAAGSSFEAAATKAATAEGVTVSAKSIPAFTLRTATYETIDGNIVAALEHLKQGEVSDMSIVSRDGRFVYAQSCELPDLTEGNPNYALFASQIANRKAMEYAGQYRRNLANAERAKTDPTTNR
- a CDS encoding AURKAIP1/COX24 domain-containing protein — its product is MGNLKKKRRLKMSKHKRRKRLKSNRHKKRTW
- a CDS encoding PUA domain-containing protein — encoded protein: MESKKRWLAYFQRPVCAISVKDDAVPALRERGRSLLAVGVTGATGVFAAGEIVNVTTSGGVVIARGKISYGSEDIAKIAGKHGDEMRALYPARKHLEVMHRDEMVVL
- the proB gene encoding glutamate 5-kinase; this translates as MKPIAQPKRIVIKLGTGVLTTGIGKLDAARIAALCSEIAEFRARGVEVIVVSSAACGLGMGRLGLGKKPRDISKKQACAAIGQSLLMQYWQDGFDPHGLTAAQVLLTHEDLRGRERYLGVKKCLETLIDYETIPVINENDAVSAAEFKFGDNDMLSAMVASLVGAQYLFIISTAPGLIDMKGTGKIVPVVNKITPEIEAMAGGTTSITATGGMISKIAAAKLAMKSGCGVFIASGAEPEIMHRLLAGKGRARFLCRAEFPWNRKNAGSRIFSAPCARLA
- a CDS encoding A/G-specific adenine glycosylase → MNAALDKKTFRSDLLAWYRASARALPWRAKPSLYKTVVSEFMLQQTQVKTALPYFERWIRELPGFDALATAPEARVLKLWEGLGYYSRARNLHKLALAITARPEPPRAPAAWLELPGVGPYTAAAITSISFGEPVACVDGNVVRILARLTADGTVFRDSSSAAKYFTPIANALVNKAAPGDHNQAMMELGATICTRQNPSCAICPVRSSCAGARTLSPEQFPRLAAKKTEEQSVCRIWFLSTKRDAVLLHRASPSARRLAGIFELPSPADIELDEKDLTTKNAKLVAEQKRSITRYRITEKFLALTPGAPLRRRIDARIKTSAGMLQWIALSDLDKITLSGPHRRIVQKHFA
- the rnc gene encoding ribonuclease III gives rise to the protein MKQDENTAAIAQLQQRIAYTFREPALLERALTHPSYLHDHADVAESNQRLEFLGDAVLQLALTEVLFDMFPGDREGSLSKYRSMLSKGKFLSDLAREIGLSEAMLVSASEEAAGGRNRDSALEDAFEALVGAIYIDSDLAVTRRVVLGLLGSLPERLASMKPAENPKGRLQELVQPKHGNNAVRYVVEHAAGSDHAKEYEAVVFINDKPMGHGRGTSKKAAEEGAALEALESFNVETDGA